The sequence below is a genomic window from Gossypium hirsutum isolate 1008001.06 chromosome A11, Gossypium_hirsutum_v2.1, whole genome shotgun sequence.
attccttgagccaaatccatatttaaatataaaagatttaatttaCATTCAACCCGGAATtgaaaatcatattttaacaatAACACAATGTCCAAACAAGCAAAAACTAAATATCATGAAACTCCCTCTATTAAGTTAAAAGTTCATATTAGTCAATACTCTTCCGCAGTTTGATGGCAAAACTTGGCCCATATATATGTCAAAGGGCAGAAATAGACCAACCACGAACATGATTTCCGAACACGAGCTCAGGGTCTCGAATGGGAAACCAAGATCAGGCAATGACGGTGTGATTTTGGTCATAACAAAACCAAACTGGTCGAGACATGAATTTATGGCACTGCAGGTTAAGTGTGTAGCCGGTTTCCAACCAACTCCGGATTGCTTTTTCTCATCATGGCAACGAACTCATCGTAATTAATTCTTCCATCCTGTACGAAGCAACACGGTACATCAAACATGAAGATGCCATTAAAATGGCTCAACTGCAGTAATTTCGTTTAAATGTATCCACCATTAGCAGACCTTATCAGTGTCAACTTCAGCAAGGATCTCGTTTATTGTTTTTTCATCTCTCGTGTTATACTTTTGAAGGGCCTGTTTGAGCTCTTCCATTGTTATGTACCTAAATCGATTCGAAATAAATATGCTCAGATATCACAAAGGGAACATATGATTCGGGAATGGAAGAAAATCGTTATATACTAAGAAAATGGTAAAGACTGGTTACCCGCTGTTGTCCTTGTCGAAGTGTTGGAAGGCAGTGTATAAACGTTTTTCCTTTTCCATTCGATTCATGTGCATGGTAGCTGTTATAAACTCCACGTAATCAATCGTTCCATTTCCGTCAATGTCGGTCTAGAGCAGTATGAAGTATATTTTGCTTAACAAGATTTACAATTACATTAGATATGTTTCAAGTAACACATGCAAAACACGATATTCATCACCCTTTTCTTTCAGTTCatagaaaaattctaaaatgaaCTTAAAATACATGTGAGCTGTTATCTTGGTTTTCGAGTATCTTTCAGGTCTGCAGGAGGGAGGGCTTGCATTTCTCCGACGTGCACTGTCCCTGTCTTGTCATCCATTTAGCATTATATAATTTGATGGCAAGTTACATGTTGACCTCACTCTGCATTTCTCCTTGTAAAAGATATTGGTTTCTATTCTGTTCCTCGGTCCTAGAGGCTCATTAAGACTTAATACTAATCCATATGACCAAGGTTACGTCATTAGATTGGAATTtaagtaaattatttaaaagtgcAGTGTTTATCAGGAAGGATAAATATATAAAAGGATCGAGACATACCGCTTCCATTAGCAGCCTCACTTCAGACTCGGAAACATTAGTACCAAGTTTACAGAGGCCAGCTTTTAACTCATCAAACGTGATTGTTTGACTGTTATCAGTGTCCATCAATTTGAACATCTCCTTCAAACCTACGATTTCTTCTTCCGATAGATTTTCTGCAATTACCTGGacaaagagaaaaaggaaaacgGACGATGATGAGGACTATGCTGCCACAATGCTTACATATTAATGGTTCATAAGGGTATATCAGATAAAAGCAATTCACCTTTAGAGCAACTTTTTTGAATTTGTTCATTGCCCTGAATTGCTTCATTCTAGTTAAAACAGCGACATCGAGAGGCTTATCAGATGCATCACCATCTTCCCGCATCCACAGATGATCTgcagtttatttctttttttacagaattgcCTAGAAACTCGAAGAAAAACTTAAAGCGAGACGAAcaagaatataaaatatgatttttacaCCCAAAACTTACTTAAGACTTCAGATGCTGAAAGCCGTTCCTTGGGATCTTGTCGTAGCATCTTCGACAAGAGATCTTTGGCACTGTCGGAAACAGAAGGCCATGGATCTGATAAGAAATTGATATTTCCCTGAAGAATAGACTTGAAGATACTCTTTTCGGTTTCTGCATATAATCAAAAGCAGAAATAAGAGACCTCTCACTCATCCACAACATAGCAATAGCTAATCTTCAATAAGGAACAATAGTACTACCTCCATAGAATGGTGGAGACCCGCTTAGGAGAACGTAAAGAATCACCCCAGCGCTCCAAATATCAGCTTCAGGTCCATATCGCCAATGCAATACTTCAGGAGCCATATAAAAAGCAGTTCCAACAAAATCCTTAAAAACCTCTCCTGCATTAGTAGAGAATGTTACCTTACCCGATCGGGTAAACTGCGAATAACATATGCAGGTTCACAATTCACTTTAAGTAGTAGCATTTCGATATAATGTACCATGAAAAGCAAACCCAAATAGGGAATTTTAACAAGCTTCGacccttcatttttctttaactaCCAAAGTCAGGCACTAGATACATATTCCGACATGGTTCGATGATATGTCCGTCCTAAGACACATACTGGGCAAATTAAACATACATTCACACCTGAGTTCG
It includes:
- the LOC107924393 gene encoding calcium-dependent protein kinase 1, with translation MGNCNRPPIASNRFRPESDTGGTHHNGDNVKPVPGYSPPPKTHYYHSSTIASKNRLATPNTPPIGRVFGRPMEDVRSTYIVGRELGRGQFGVTYLVTHKETKQHFACKSISRRKLLNRDDIEDVRREVQIMYHLTGHRNIVELEKACEDRRSVNLIMELCAGGELFDRILAKGHYSEKEAANLCRQIVTVVHKCHSMGVMHRDLKPENFLFLSKDEDSPLKATDFGLSTFFKPGEVFKDFVGTAFYMAPEVLHWRYGPEADIWSAGVILYVLLSGSPPFYGETEKSIFKSILQGNINFLSDPWPSVSDSAKDLLSKMLRQDPKERLSASEVLNHLWMREDGDASDKPLDVAVLTRMKQFRAMNKFKKVALKVIAENLSEEEIVGLKEMFKLMDTDNSQTITFDELKAGLCKLGTNVSESEVRLLMEATDIDGNGTIDYVEFITATMHMNRMEKEKRLYTAFQHFDKDNSGYITMEELKQALQKYNTRDEKTINEILAEVDTDKDGRINYDEFVAMMRKSNPELVGNRLHT